The following proteins are co-located in the Streptococcus anginosus genome:
- the topA gene encoding type I DNA topoisomerase, whose product MFTLVTKTKKKTAMKKNLVIVESPAKAKTIEKYLGRNYKVLASVGHIRDLKKSTMSIDFENNYEPEYINIRGKGPLINDLKKEAKKAKQVYLASDPDREGEAISWHLAHILNLDETDKNRVVFNEITKDAVKNAFKEPRQIDMDLVDAQQARRVLDRIVGYSISPILWKKVKKGLSAGRVQSVALKLIIDRENEINAFKPEEYWTIDGTFKKGARQFQASFYGMNGKKMKLATNDNVKNVLSHIEGDEFTVESVEKKERKRNAPLPYTTSSMQQDAANKINFRTRKTMMVAQQLYEGINIGSGVQGLITYMRTDSTRISPVAQNEAATFITDRFGEKYSKHGSRVRNASGAQDAHEAIRPSSVFNTPENIAKYLDKDQLKLYTLIWNRFVASQMTAAVFDTMSVKLERNGVQFAANGSQVKFDGYLAIYNDSDKNKMLPDMEKGDTVKRVNTNPEQHFTQPPARYSEATLIKTLEENGVGRPSTYAPTIETIQKRYYVKLVSKRFEPTELGEIVNSLIVEFFPDIVNVKFTADMEAKLDDVEVGKEQWQKVIDEFYKPFEKEVAKAETEMEKIQIKDEPAGFDCEVCGSPMVIKLGRYGKFYACSNFPDCRHTQAIVKEIGVECPKCHKGQIIERKTKRNRLFYGCNRYPDCDFTSWDKPVGRSCPKCGQYLVEKKVRGGGKQVVCSNGDYEEEKVK is encoded by the coding sequence GCGGGAAAGGTCCTCTTATCAATGATTTGAAAAAAGAAGCTAAAAAAGCGAAACAAGTCTATCTTGCAAGTGACCCGGACCGTGAAGGAGAAGCTATTTCTTGGCATTTGGCTCATATCTTAAATCTGGACGAGACAGATAAAAATCGTGTTGTTTTCAACGAAATCACGAAAGATGCAGTAAAAAATGCTTTTAAAGAACCGCGCCAGATTGACATGGATTTGGTAGATGCTCAACAAGCGCGTCGTGTCCTTGACCGTATTGTGGGGTACTCTATCTCTCCAATTCTCTGGAAAAAGGTCAAAAAAGGATTGTCAGCTGGACGTGTGCAATCTGTCGCCTTGAAGCTCATCATTGACCGTGAAAATGAAATCAATGCTTTTAAACCAGAAGAGTATTGGACGATTGACGGAACTTTCAAAAAAGGGGCTCGTCAATTTCAAGCAAGCTTTTACGGCATGAATGGCAAGAAGATGAAGCTTGCTACCAACGATAATGTAAAAAACGTTCTTTCTCATATTGAAGGTGATGAATTTACTGTCGAAAGCGTTGAGAAAAAGGAACGCAAGCGCAATGCTCCGCTGCCTTATACCACATCATCTATGCAGCAGGACGCTGCCAATAAAATTAATTTCCGAACTCGTAAGACCATGATGGTTGCTCAGCAACTTTATGAAGGAATTAATATCGGATCTGGTGTGCAAGGTTTGATTACCTATATGCGTACAGACTCCACTCGTATTAGTCCAGTGGCTCAAAACGAAGCTGCAACCTTTATTACAGACCGTTTTGGTGAGAAATATTCTAAACACGGGAGTAGAGTCCGAAATGCTTCTGGCGCACAAGACGCCCATGAAGCGATTCGTCCGTCAAGTGTGTTCAACACACCTGAAAATATCGCGAAATATCTAGATAAAGATCAATTGAAGTTATACACGCTGATTTGGAATCGTTTTGTGGCTAGTCAAATGACTGCAGCAGTATTTGACACTATGAGTGTGAAGTTGGAGCGAAACGGTGTTCAATTTGCTGCAAATGGTAGTCAAGTTAAATTCGACGGTTATCTAGCTATTTACAATGATTCTGATAAGAATAAAATGTTGCCTGATATGGAAAAGGGTGATACAGTGAAACGGGTCAACACCAATCCTGAACAGCATTTCACACAACCACCTGCTCGTTATTCTGAAGCGACCTTGATTAAGACATTGGAAGAAAATGGTGTCGGTCGTCCGTCAACTTATGCACCAACAATCGAAACTATTCAAAAGCGCTACTATGTCAAATTAGTTTCTAAGCGCTTTGAGCCAACTGAATTGGGAGAAATCGTGAATTCTCTGATTGTTGAATTTTTCCCAGATATTGTCAATGTGAAGTTTACCGCTGATATGGAGGCTAAACTAGATGATGTCGAAGTAGGAAAAGAACAATGGCAAAAGGTAATTGATGAATTTTATAAGCCATTTGAAAAAGAAGTTGCAAAAGCAGAAACTGAAATGGAAAAAATTCAAATCAAAGATGAACCGGCTGGATTCGACTGTGAAGTATGTGGAAGTCCTATGGTTATCAAATTGGGTCGCTATGGTAAATTCTATGCATGTAGCAATTTTCCTGACTGTCGTCATACTCAAGCGATTGTCAAAGAAATCGGTGTAGAGTGTCCTAAGTGTCACAAAGGGCAAATCATTGAGCGCAAAACCAAGCGCAATCGGCTTTTTTATGGTTGCAATCGCTATCCAGATTGTGACTTCACCTCTTGGGATAAACCGGTTGGTCGCTCTTGTCCGAAATGCGGTCAGTATCTTGTAGAAAAGAAAGTTCGTGGTGGAGGCAAGCAAGTTGTCTGCAGCAACGGGGATTACGAAGAAGAAAAAGTAAAATAA
- a CDS encoding alpha/beta hydrolase — MNQSYFYLEVREHALEVPYSKQKRRVRVLLPRNYEQDTQKSYPVVYFHDGQNVLYSKESFSGHSWKIIPTIKRNPDIEKMIVVAIDNDGFNRMNEYSAWKYQESTIPGMQFGGKGTEYAEFVMEVVKPFVDEYYRTKSDRAHTAMVGSSLGGNITQFMGIEYQEQIGCLGIFSSANWLHQEAFNRYIERHNLLADQRIYIYVGTEEADDTDKSLMAGNIKQAYIDSSLTYFRQLIAGDLDLENLLFHIQAGAEHNEVAWAEHLPDCLRFFSEKW; from the coding sequence ATGAATCAATCCTATTTTTACCTTGAAGTAAGGGAACATGCATTAGAAGTGCCTTATAGCAAACAAAAGCGCCGTGTTCGAGTGCTACTTCCTAGAAATTATGAGCAAGATACTCAAAAATCCTATCCTGTAGTTTATTTTCACGATGGTCAAAATGTCCTTTATAGTAAAGAGTCTTTTAGTGGACATTCTTGGAAAATCATTCCAACGATTAAGAGAAATCCCGACATTGAAAAAATGATTGTGGTGGCGATTGACAATGACGGTTTTAATCGAATGAATGAGTATTCTGCATGGAAATATCAAGAATCAACTATTCCAGGTATGCAATTTGGCGGCAAGGGGACAGAGTATGCGGAGTTTGTCATGGAAGTTGTTAAACCCTTTGTTGACGAGTATTATCGTACCAAGTCAGACCGAGCGCACACGGCTATGGTTGGTTCTTCTTTAGGCGGAAACATTACGCAGTTTATGGGAATTGAATACCAAGAGCAAATTGGATGCTTGGGTATTTTCTCATCTGCAAACTGGCTGCACCAGGAAGCGTTCAATCGTTATATAGAACGCCATAACTTATTAGCAGATCAGCGGATTTATATTTATGTTGGAACAGAAGAGGCAGATGACACCGATAAAAGCTTAATGGCTGGCAATATCAAGCAAGCTTATATTGATTCGTCATTAACCTACTTCCGTCAGTTAATTGCGGGCGATTTAGATTTGGAAAATCTGTTGTTTCATATCCAAGCTGGAGCAGAACACAATGAAGTAGCCTGGGCTGAGCATTTACCTGATTGTCTTCGCTTCTTTAGCGAAAAATGGTAA
- the trmFO gene encoding methylenetetrahydrofolate--tRNA-(uracil(54)-C(5))-methyltransferase (FADH(2)-oxidizing) TrmFO, producing MSQSYINVIGAGLAGSEAAYQIAKRGIPVKLYEMRGVKSTPQHKTSDFAELVCSNSLRGDSLTNAVGLLKEEMRRLDSIIMRAAEATRVPAGGALAVDRDGFSQMVTDEVTNHPLIEVIREEITKIPDDTITVIATGPLTSDTLAEKIHALNGGAGFYFYDAAAPIVDVNTIDMEKVYLKSRYDKGEAAYLNAPMTKNEFMAFHDALVNAEEAPLNSFEKEKYFEGCMPIEVMAKRGIKTMLYGPMKPVGLEYPDDYKGPRDGEFKTPYAVVQLRQDNAAGSLYNIVGFQTHLKWGEQKRVFRMIPGLENAEFVRYGVMHRNSYMDSPNLLTQTFQSKKQENIFFAGQMTGVEGYVESAASGLVAGINATRLFNGEEALVFPETTAIGSLPHYITHADSKHFQPMNINFGIIKELDGPRIRDKKERYEKIAKRALQAIKNYQNL from the coding sequence ATGTCTCAATCTTACATCAATGTCATAGGAGCTGGTCTTGCAGGTAGTGAAGCAGCCTATCAAATTGCTAAACGCGGTATTCCTGTTAAGCTGTATGAAATGCGAGGAGTGAAATCTACTCCACAACATAAGACTAGTGATTTTGCAGAGCTAGTCTGTTCTAACTCTCTACGGGGGGATTCGCTAACGAATGCGGTTGGTCTCTTAAAAGAAGAAATGCGCCGTTTGGATTCCATCATTATGAGAGCAGCAGAAGCTACGCGTGTTCCTGCTGGAGGAGCATTAGCAGTTGACCGTGACGGTTTTTCACAAATGGTGACTGATGAGGTGACAAACCACCCTTTAATCGAAGTTATTCGTGAGGAAATTACCAAAATTCCTGATGATACGATTACTGTTATTGCGACGGGACCTTTGACAAGTGATACACTCGCCGAAAAGATTCACGCGCTAAATGGTGGAGCTGGATTCTATTTTTATGATGCAGCAGCACCGATTGTAGATGTCAATACAATTGACATGGAGAAAGTTTACCTCAAATCTCGCTATGACAAGGGAGAGGCTGCTTATCTCAATGCTCCTATGACTAAGAATGAGTTTATGGCTTTTCATGACGCTTTGGTAAATGCCGAGGAAGCACCGTTAAATAGCTTTGAAAAAGAAAAATACTTTGAAGGCTGTATGCCGATTGAGGTGATGGCAAAAAGAGGAATAAAAACCATGCTCTATGGACCTATGAAGCCAGTTGGTTTGGAATACCCGGATGACTATAAAGGACCCCGTGACGGTGAATTTAAGACACCCTATGCAGTTGTGCAGCTTCGTCAGGACAATGCAGCTGGAAGCCTTTATAATATTGTTGGTTTCCAAACACACCTAAAATGGGGTGAACAGAAGCGCGTTTTTCGGATGATTCCGGGATTAGAAAATGCAGAATTTGTCCGCTATGGAGTTATGCACCGCAATTCTTACATGGATTCACCAAATCTCCTGACACAGACGTTCCAGTCTAAAAAACAAGAGAATATCTTCTTTGCAGGTCAGATGACCGGTGTAGAAGGGTATGTGGAATCCGCTGCATCTGGGCTGGTAGCCGGTATCAATGCAACTAGACTTTTCAATGGAGAAGAAGCTCTGGTCTTTCCAGAAACAACTGCTATTGGAAGCTTACCTCATTATATCACGCATGCTGATAGCAAACATTTCCAGCCAATGAATATCAATTTTGGAATTATCAAGGAGTTGGACGGTCCACGCATTCGAGACAAAAAAGAACGCTATGAAAAAATAGCAAAACGAGCGCTACAAGCTATCAAAAATTATCAAAATCTCTAG